One window of the Mixophyes fleayi isolate aMixFle1 chromosome 6, aMixFle1.hap1, whole genome shotgun sequence genome contains the following:
- the CCR10 gene encoding C-C chemokine receptor type 10 encodes MGPNPLYEETADNFQQTTDYYVSSDYEGLVPPICDGIATQEFKRIFEPCVQPLVFLIGVSGNSLVLLTYIFTKKVKTMTDIYLINLAIADLLLLLTLPFLSINAVKGWVFGSGMCKVMHGMYSINFFSGLLFLTCISVDRYIVIVQAIKAHKIRQRSIYYSKLISIIVWVVSLLLSLPQLIYSKSKWLEDGSRICKMIFPEEVTGAVKTTSNIFQILLGFFIPFCVMVVCYSIIIRTLLSSRSFKKHKALKVILSLVLVFVIFQLPYTLVTFMETADFLGSQEMTCEERMRKDIAIIITNNLAFTRCCLNPILYAFIGVQFRNDILLLLKNFRCISRDRYARHCRLSRNFNTPVVMDTSSFTLYM; translated from the exons ATGGGACCAAACCCACTATATGAGGAG ACTGCAGACAACTTCCAACAAACAACGGATTACTATGTGTCTTCTGATTACGAAGGTCTCGTTCCACCAATCTGTGATGGAATTGCTACACAGGAATTCAAAAGAATATTCGAACCATGTGTGCAACCTCTTGTGTTTCTGATTGGTGTATCTGGCAATAGCTTGGTTCTCCTTACATATATATTCAccaaaaaagtaaaaaccatgACCGATATCTACCTTATTAACCTGGCCATAGCTGACCTTCTCCTGCTCTTAACACTTCCCTTTCTGTCCATCAATGCAGTTAAAGGCTGGGTGTTTGGCAGTGGGATGTGCAAGGTGATGCATGGTATGTACTCCATCAATTTCTTTAGTGGTTTACTGTTCCTGACCTGCATCAGTGTGGACAGGTACATAGTTATTGTCCAAGCCATAAAGGCCCATAAGATACGCCAGAGATCCATTTACTACAGCAAACTAATCTCCATAATTGTGTGGGTGGTATCGCTCTTACTCAGTCTCCCCCAATTAATTTACAGCAAATCAAAATGGCTAGAAGATGGATCACGCATCTGTAAGATGATATTCCCAGAAGAGGTCACCGGTGCAGTTAAGACCACCAGTAACATCTTTCAGATCCTTCTTGGCTTCTTTATACCTTTTTGCGTGATGGTTGTGTGTTACTCCATTATCATCAGGACCCTGCTGTCAAGCAGGAGCTTTAAGAAGCACAAAGCTCTCAAAGTCATCCTCTCCCTTGTGCTGGTGTTTGTGATCTTCCAACTCCCGTACACACTGGTCACTTTCATGGAGACCGCCGACTTTCTAGGGAGCCAAGAGATGACCTGTGAAGAGAGGATGCGAAAAGATATTGCAATCATCATTACCAACAACTTGGCATTCACACGATGCTGCCTTAATCCAATACTCTATGCATTTATAGGGGTGCAATTCAGGAACGATATTCTGCTTCTTCTGAAGAATTTTCGCTGCATCTCTAGAGACCGTTATGCGAGACATTGTAGATTGAGCAGAAATTTTAACACCCCTGTGGTGATGGACACCAGCAGTTTCACATTGTATATGTAA